Genomic window (Lycium barbarum isolate Lr01 chromosome 2, ASM1917538v2, whole genome shotgun sequence):
CTACTCGAAGCATTCACAAATATAGTCCTGCTAAGTACCTTATTGGGCAGGATGTTGATAGCTATGACTTCACATCATTATAGTCATCGTGGCAATGATGACATTATGGATGTGGTGCTTTTGCCATCATCTGCCTCCTAAACAAGCTGTTAAAAGGGGAAGTTGGACCAAAAGAATAGTTTATGAATTTCCATTGGAGAAACTTTATGTTTGTGGTACTTTCCTCCTTTAGGTTGCTAATCTTTCGATTGTGTCTTTCCTTTTAAGATCTTTCACATTAAGAAAGAGTTTGGATAAATATACATTTGATGGCCAGTTCTATGAATCAAAATCTCGAGTTGGGGGGCATATAAACCAATTATCCAACCATTCTCATGACTTCTATACATTTCACATTATCCAATTAAAAGTTCTTTATACATTTGAAAATCTGAAACATCATAGTACTAGATGCTTCAGAGCTTATTTCTTGATAAAATTTCTTAAATACATGATACTTTCATGAATACAAGTTTTCTGCGCAAGACATGGAGTCAAGTATAGGAGTGGAAGCTCGCAAGATTTGGGCTACAGGGTCCCCTATCCTAGTGGATTTTTGGACATTGCTACTGGAAATTTTGTTCAGTTCTTTCTGATTCTTCTCTGTGCATATATAAGTGAAGAAAACTCTTGTGGAGCGTGAAACCTGTAATTTCTAAAAGCATTGAGAAGATTCACTGTACCAAAGGCAGAATGAGATTTGTGCCTCTACATTTCACAGTTGGTGAGGAAGCAGAAACCATGAGAATTATTAAAGTTGTATTCTTTAATAATCTAATGCGTCaattttcttctctcttttttcttcttctggaAAGTGACTTGTACTCCCGATCTAGATGGGAGTTTAATACTCCTTTAAAGTGTGATATGCTCTGCTCTTTGGTGAAGGTTCCTGAACACTTTGGCAGCAgaatattttcatttttaagtATATTCTGGAAATTTACACTTCAAGTTTGATTGTTTCATACTACAATTCATCTAATTATATCGGGGAATTAGTATTCTCTTAgcttctcatatcaatatcatatgtatATTTGATCTAAGATCACATTGTTTCTGATGTAAGTGTGGATGAATTTATCCAGACGATAGGAAAATCGAAGCTTGAATTTTCTTATGCTGTCTCATCATTTTGATTAGAATTTTAAAAGGTACACCAACTTCCATGCACGAGCCTTGCCCATCTAGTTGATAAATAAAAGATGGaaaatttgcaggattgtccttcgttGGGGGTGGTTTATaattttttgcccctcaaatcagtgatctttaatttttgcccttcgctaaaagcCCCTTGGTTTCGGATTCGAATCTCCACtcaatcaaaaatttaaaaaaaaaaaaaaatgttagacCCCAACTtaagttgggtttcaaactctgccttaaggcaaaaaaaaaaaaaaaaaaaattgctggaattttgcaaatctctgccttaaggtctaattttgagtaaaagttttctgcaaggcataagttggaccCCAACTTAtgcccaacttatgccttgcgaatcccaacttataccttgcaattttatttttatctttttgaCTGAGCCTGGGTTCGAACTCAGGACCTCTGGGTGTTAAACGAAGGACAAATATTAAAGCCCACAaatttaaggggcaaaaattaaagaccaccccaaaagaagggcaatccgcgcaaaaaaatgataaaaGATAGCACGTATAACCGTCAATAAAAAATTGGACCAGTAATTTGGAATACAAAGACTTTTTTTGTTAAAACAAGATAAAATGTCCTATAACATAACATTTTTTTACACTATTAAGGTACATAAGTTACATGTTAGGAGAACACTTCAAAATTTACAAGATTTAAAAGACAAAAGGACTGAGAAcctatgttgcttggactctcTAAAAGTGCTATCACATCCGTGTCGAGTCCTaaaaaaatgcactattttagGATCCGACACACACTTGACGAGAtatttgaagagtccgagcaatatAGCTAAGAACCCCTTTATGTTCTCCTTCGTGGATGTGTTGAGCCCTTGAATGTTCCTTTTTGTGCAAATTTTGGTCTTCTACTCACTCGAATGTGAGCATCTAAAGGGCTAAAGTGATTACTATTCCCATTTTTGAACTTTTTCTTCTTGTGGTGGATTGAATCATTAAAAATTCCCACTTGCATTCTATGACTCTTTGGCCTCAAAGACTTTCTCATATGCTCTTTCCTGTGTTCCCTCATCGATCTTCTTGTTCTTCTCTTTGTCTCATCAAATTTTATAGAGCCTTCTGCTTCACTAGAATTGCTAGAAATATTCACTGCTATTTCAATGTCTTTTTGATGTCTACTTCTTCTATTATGTCTAGGTGTAAGAAGAAGTTGTTGAAGCTTGAAACAAAGGCAAGAGCAACAGCAATCTAAGGCTGAGAAGCAAGTGGTGAAGCAAGCCCAAGTAGTTCTACACAGTATGTGACATATGCACTGACAAATTCCCAACTTATAAAGTAAGTAGAGGAATAAGAGAACTGcaaataaacaaaggaaatttaaGTTAATTACAATGAAGTAATCACTTCCAATAACTTGTTTAACAATATTTTTTATGTgttagaaaaatataataattcaaCCACGACAATCAAAAGGGTAAAAATATCTTAATTCAATCCACGTCATCTTTGAATTTGTTATATTCTTGGAGTTAGCAAATCACCTCGTATTTGCCCTTGATTCTAATGTTTGAATATGATTCACCCCTCTTCTTTTAACTATGATTTAAAGTTACTCTCTGTTGTACTTCATGTTAGAGTTATGATAGATTCCAGGACGAATATGAAACGATTTACTAATTAACAACAAAGATGAAAGATaaaattaagatttttttttttgtcgtaATGAAGTAATTTGACCATTTCTCCTATAACAATTCAATCAAGATAATCAAATCAATAATCTATGGAAATCTTTGATTTATGTATTTGATGCCAGGTATATTTTGCATAAAGTTCTTGATAGCATTTTAGTAATCTTAGATATGGTAAATACTGTAGCTTGCATTCTTTTAATGTGATTACTACATAAAAAGTCACATTCCATTCTTTTAATGTGATTACTACATAAAAAGTCACATTCAATCaatatatttcatttttttcttttacatGATCACTTCATCAAAAGTCACATtcaatcaatatatatatatatatatataacgtgatCACTTCATAAAAAGTCACATTCAATCaatctatttcatttttttaaacgGGATCACTGCATAAAAAGTCACATTCAATCAATCTTAATAACAAATATAATTGGATGCTAAAATTGTAAGGTAGAAACTGACCGAAGTATAAGAGGATTGAAACCATGGCCGATTTCATCAGTTGAGGGATGCAAAAGTTCTCTATGTAACATAGAAAATCCCATGTTGGAGCACATACTGAACTGAAATATTAATTATATCAGAACATAAAACACTTTGAAGGGAAATTAAAGAGAAAACAATGAAGCAGTTAGAGAACAGAGACAATTTTGTAAAAATAGCCCATAGATAGACCAAAAAATTTGTTGAGGCAAAGAGAATAAACATTTACCTACAAGCCTTTCCAGACAAAAAATCAAGTGGATGACCAAGCAATTTGCCAAGAATTTCACCAAAACCTGATAATAATGCAGTCATCACATTCCCCATTCTCTAAATCACTAATAACAAACTCATTTAATGCTTTCACTTATACTCTTTCATTTCCTGCAAAAGTCAAATTAAATAAAATCTTAGTAAATAAGCAAAATTAGTTTAAGAAACAAATGAAGGAAGGATAATCTTACTATAGCAGCAATAATTTAAAGCATTGATGGTGACCGTTGTAAATAAATATAGCCTCCGAATCATTTAAATGTAAACTAGTATTAATACCCACGCGATGCGCGGAATATCTTAAAGAATATTAAACATGTTAAATTGTAATTTTCTAATCATAAATTTAAAATTATTCTCATTTCAAATTCAAATATGTAATATCTTTAGACTTCTTATACTAAACCTTTTGAAAGTTCAATTTTAACAATTTTTGCCTTTCATAATCTTCACTGTATTATTTCATATTGTCCATTACTTAGTATTATTATATTGCGATGTggctttttattattattacttaaaatTAAAATAGACTCACATGTCTCTTCGCGTTGTTTTAATATAATAAAGAGTTGATAAAGGTATGAATAAAAGAAACTACCCAGAATTTTCGAGCAATCTTTGGTCCATAATGAATAATAAAACGAAATAAAACCTTCAACCCCGTGACGGATCACAAAAATGACATAAAAACTCCAAGTAGAAACCCTTTTTTAGTCTCTACTAATGTCATTCTAAAGTCATTACTTTTACTCTTTTAGTACCGTATGACATTTGAAACATCAGATACTTGGAGTGGCTGCTATTTCTTAAACAAACAAAATTAAAGCTTTTTTGATAAAATAATAAACTTTGAAAATAGTGAACTTTGTTTTtttgggcgggggggggggggggggggggggggtgggggaggggaAAAGGGGTGtaccctttatatatatatatatatattattgaaTTTCTTTAGCATCATTTCCTTTTCTGAATTCTCTTATTTGAATTGAATTCCTGACTCTATAATATCAATACTTAACTCTGTTGTAGTAATTTTGAACTCCTGTGGTAAAGGTCTTTAATGTTTGCCATTGATTCAAAGCACAATTAAAGTTATTGGGCTATAGAAATAGAAAAATTGACATCCTGTTACTTGAACAGAATCAACTCTGGCACAAATTTGTATTTAATAGAATACTTGCAAATATCAACTAAAAGAGAAAGATCTTTAATTTGTTATTTTAATGAGTGGTTACATTAGCTAAACCAAGAAACTTCTTAAGTGGCTAaaagagaatgatgaaagatCTATATACTCTTACCTTTCGTCCGACAATATATATTCAAAGCAGTGGCCGGGGATATAATTCATGTAAATGTGAGCATTGTTTCCCTGAAATTGACGAAAGAAATCAAACTTAAGAATAGGAAAGAAAATTGCAATGATCTTATTGATGTGATGAGGGAAAGTCGTGGAACATTGATTTATGTGTAAGAGATTAAGAAATTGGTATTTTATTCAAATTCAAGTTCGAAAATTAATTATATCAATTTGTTAGGAacagtttttgtttttttgttaaaACCAAAAAACATGTATTTTGAAAAGATAGGATTCTAATATCATATTTATCCGTATCCTGTGCAGTTAAGATCAAAACTTAAAAACATTTTGAGGCCATTAGAATAACTTAAAGATACAAATTCTGCAGATATCATATTAAGCAATTTAAATTCGATCTTTATGCAGAACTAAAAAGTTTATATTATTCTCCTCACTCATAGTGCCTCAAAATAACACAGTTCATTTGTAAAGTAATTATAGTATCCCCTCTAGCGCCTCAAAACTCATCGCTATTGGCCAAAGATTAGAAAATGCTCATCAATAACCCCACATACTGTTGAGTTACTTAAAAAATGACATAAAATTGTCCGAATGCCAGTACATCAACAATAACCTAACTAAAAGTTCAAGCAAAACTCAGAAAAAAGTATGACCACACGAAAACACCAGAGTAAAGCAAAATTCTAATAATCACAAGCAACAAAGTAAAATTTCTCACATTGTTTCCAATCCAGACTTAGTACACTAAGACTAACCATGGAATCGTCTGTT
Coding sequences:
- the LOC132627136 gene encoding uncharacterized protein LOC132627136 encodes the protein MGNVMTALLSGFGEILGKLLGHPLDFLSGKACSSVCAPTWDFLCYIENFCIPQLMKSAMVSILLYFVLLFLYLLYKLGICQCICHILCRTTWACFTTCFSALDCCCSCLCFKLQQLLLTPRHNRRSRHQKDIEIAVNISSNSSEAEGSIKFDETKRRTRRSMREHRKEHMRKSLRPKSHRMQVGIFNDSIHHKKKKFKNGNSNHFSPLDAHIRVSRRPKFAQKGTFKGSTHPRRRT